The proteins below come from a single Benincasa hispida cultivar B227 chromosome 4, ASM972705v1, whole genome shotgun sequence genomic window:
- the LOC120076685 gene encoding biotin synthase, mitochondrial, which produces MLFARSFFRSQLKTSDVCRHSPGFSSLFSSLSASSAASIEAERLLRDGPRNDWTRQQIRDIYDSPLLDLLFHGAQVHRHTHNFREVQQCTLLSIKTGGCSEDCSYCPQSSRYDTGVKAQKLMIKDVVLEAAKKAKEAGSTRFCMGAAWRDTIGRKTNFNQILDYVKEIREMGMEVCCTLGMIEKQQAIDLKKAGLTAYNHNLDTSREYYPNIITTRSYDERLKTLEFVRDAGINVCSGGIIGLGEAEEDRVGLLHTLATLPTHPESVPINALVAVKGTPLQDQKPVEIWEMIRMIATARITMPKAMVRLSAGRVKFSVPEQALCFLAGANSIFTGEKLLTTPNNDFDADQLMFKMLGLIPKAPSFTEDVQKAPEEESLQEVASSS; this is translated from the exons ATGTTATTTGCTCGATCCTTTTTCCGGTCCCAGCTGAAAACCTCCGACGTTTGCCGCCATTCTCCAGGTTTTTCTTCCCTGTTTTCCTCTCTTTCAGCTTCTTCCGCAGCGTCAATTGAAGCCGAGAGGCTTCTCAGAGATGGGCCGAGGAATGATTGGACTCGACAACAGATTCGGGACATTTACGACTCTCCCCTTCTCGATCTACTTTTCCATGGT GCGCAAGTTCATAGGCACACACACAATTTCCGGGAGGTGCAGCAGTGTACTCTCCTTTCAATCAAAACAGGTGGGTGTAGTGAGGATTGTTCCTATTGTCCTCAATCATCGAGATATGACACTGGCGTGAAAGCTCAAAAACTTATGATCAAGGATGTTGTCCTGGAGGCAGCCAAAAAG GCAAAAGAGGCTGGTAGCACAAGATTTTGTATGGGTGCTGCTTGGAGAGACACAATAGGAAGAAAAACTAATTTCAATCAGATCCTTGATTATGTAAAAGAAATAAG GGAGATGGGGATGGAGGTCTGCTGCACCCTGGGCATGATAGAGAAGCAACAAGCTATTGACCTCAAAAAGGCAGGCCTAACAGCTTATAACCACAACCTAGACACGTCAAGGGAATACTACCCAAATATTATTACCACAAGGAGTTATGATGAGCGTTTGAAAACCCTAGAATTTGTTCGTGATGCTGGAATCAATGTCTGCTCTG GAGGAATCATTGGGCTTGGAGAGGCAGAAGAGGACCGTGTCGGTTTGCTGCATACCTTGGCGACGCTGCCCACACACCCAGAGAGTGTTCCAATCAACGCGCTGGTTGCAGTGAAAGGAACGCCTCTTCAAGATCAAAAA CCTGTTGAAATATGGGAGATGATTCGAATGATCGCTACAGCACGGATCACCATGCCAAAAGCGATGGTAAGGTTGTCAGCAGGTAGAGTGAAGTTCTCCGTGCCCGAGCAGGCATTATGCTTCCTTGCAGGAGCAAATTCTATCTTCACTGGTGAGAAACTGCTAACGACGCCAAATAATGATTTCGATGCTGATCAACTCATGTTCAAGATGCTGGGTCTGATTCCAAAAGCTCCCAGCTTCACTGAAGATGTCCAGAAAGCCCCTGAAGAAGAGTCATTACAAGAAGTTGCTTCCAGTTCATAA